Below is a window of Halarcobacter anaerophilus DNA.
AGCTTTAAAACTTGTTAATGGATTAAAAGAGGTTGCTTCAAAAAACAATGTTGCTTTACAAGTTAATACAAGAGGAAGTATGTTTGGATTCTTCTTCGCAGAGAAAGAACCTAAAAACTTTAAAGAGGTAAGTCAATTCTGCGATTTTGACAGATTTGCAAAATTCCATCATGAAATGTTAAAAAAAGGTTTCTATTTTGCTTGTTCTCAATACGAAGTAGGATTTATGTCAACTGTAATTACAGAGGAAGAGATAAACAGATGTATAGAAGCAGCAGATGAAATAATGAAAAATTTCTAAGGAGATAGTTATGAGTTTTATTGAAAAAGATGTTGATTTATTAAAAAAAGCAAATATCTATTATGACGGAAGAGTTACAAGCAGAAACTATACAGATAAAAACGGTGTCGTAAAATCACTTGGTATAATGTTACCCGGAGAATATATCTTTAATACAAAAGCTGCCGAAAAAATGGAAATCATATCAGGAAAACTTGAAGTTCTTTTATCAGGAATGGAAAGTAACTGGGAAACATTTTCTATGGGTAGTGAGTTTGAAGTTCCTGCAAACTCTAGTTTTGAAGTTAAAGTTGATGAAATAACAGATTATTGTTGTACTTATCTGTAAAATTGGAGATTAATGGAAAATAAAGAAGAGAAAAAAGTACCTAAACACAGAGGTAAACTTGAAGCTTTAGATAATCTATCTTTAGGAATATCTATAGTTGCTGCCGTTGCCATAGGTTTTGGTATAGGATATGGTTTAAAACAACTGACAGGTTATACTTGGACTTTGTGGCTGGGACTTTTTTGGGGATTAGCAGCTGCGGGGCTTAATATCTACAGAGCCTACAAAAGAGCTCAAAAA
It encodes the following:
- the ppnP gene encoding pyrimidine/purine nucleoside phosphorylase, producing the protein MSFIEKDVDLLKKANIYYDGRVTSRNYTDKNGVVKSLGIMLPGEYIFNTKAAEKMEIISGKLEVLLSGMESNWETFSMGSEFEVPANSSFEVKVDEITDYCCTYL
- a CDS encoding AtpZ/AtpI family protein, whose translation is MENKEEKKVPKHRGKLEALDNLSLGISIVAAVAIGFGIGYGLKQLTGYTWTLWLGLFWGLAAAGLNIYRAYKRAQKEFEGLENDPRYSYRAKHGDKSYDDEDE